From Besnoitia besnoiti strain Bb-Ger1 chromosome Unknown contig00068, whole genome shotgun sequence, the proteins below share one genomic window:
- a CDS encoding cytochrome c oxidase subunit iii subfamily protein (encoded by transcript BESB_070270) — protein MTIMLSALSIVVSSVYLKNQHLYTSCTNIMTFTLVVAFLMLVCTEYLGLSLYINDNAFGNGLFILTGIHFSHVIVGAILVFFTQSIYSSLVTYMPTSSIMLSKSKGMLCKIFTEPFTILYLHFVETMWILIHITFYL, from the coding sequence atgaccatcatgttaagtgcattaagtatagtggtatccagcgtatatttgaaaaaccaacatttgtatacaagctgtacgaatatcatgacattcactttggtagtcgccttcttaatgttagtctgtacggaatacttaggactatctctttatattaatgataatgcatttggtaatggacttttcatcttaactggtatacattttagccatgttattgttggagctatccttgtattcttcactcaaagtatctatagttctttagttacttacatgcctacaagctctataatgctaagcaaatctaaaggtatgttatgcaagatctttacagaaccattcactattttatatctacactttgtagaaaccatgtggatattaatccacattacattctatctctaa
- a CDS encoding cytochrome b (encoded by transcript BESB_070280): MVLSQTIEITKLWFLGSYVELSHPDNSIPVNRFVTPLHIVPEWYFLAYYAVLKVIPSKTGGLLVFMSSLINLALLSEIRALNTRMLIRQHFMTRNVVSGWVIIWVYSMIFLIIIGSAIPQATYILYGRLATIVYLTTGLVLCLY, encoded by the exons atggttctatcacaaaccattgagattacgaagttatggtttttgggctc ctatgtcgaattatcgcacccagataactccataccagtgaaccggtttgtaactccgcttcatatcgtacctgaatggtactttttagcatattatgcggtgttaaaagtaatcccatccaaaaccggtggtttgttagtatttatgtcctctctcattaacttagctcttttatctgaaattcgagctttgaatactcgaatgttgatacgacaacattttatgactcgaaatgtagtcagtggatgggtaattatttgggtatacagtatgatcttcttgattattattggtagtgctattccacaagcgacttatatcttatatggtagattagctactatcgtatatcttactaccggattggttctatgcttatactaa